The following are encoded together in the Malaya genurostris strain Urasoe2022 chromosome 3, Malgen_1.1, whole genome shotgun sequence genome:
- the LOC131436942 gene encoding T-cell immunomodulatory protein, with protein MELHFSSTSHYLRVVLTLLCVVSLCVNGGDIIDITDSVFGSMTDTIPVAYGDFNSDELFDVFVLRNNFTTIQILFGSDDKPLLQEGPKCEYKNFHITNVIPGDFDGDAYMDVLFTVKQGDENQLVYINWGGSEYMNCSREDDDPLFTMRGQPLALDYDKDFIIDLFGMDTNGDRIFWIFKKPKDGHRKPPDLIRMQSSTNEKLKVFHSHAIVDLNKDFTADLLLTTERDYEVWNGSESNNGFIFSHRIKAAVGNYDSHIGQSIFLDVELDGNLLQIVPVCFDSKCKNSSILVHHGNHFHDLHIDFKDDHNDLWGFVVPNESNWATQVITLRGGDFNLDGYPDLLATLSKSVGQMQTFLLENVLCEKLACDHMKRTFVVRWKALAPFSNGTIMGSFYDFYNDGVLDAIFVERAGNTTRPVAFRNSLDYDANFVKVIVLTGLSNRTGPKKLTPLGRKKRTYGTNLPGPRIEYNITTQDGDPQHGASAQLPQSAYFSLHLPYTTFGLGRTPNFVDSLTVGLSNHSRTWTQLIPNSQMIVVPRPIDEPDKWKAQLFVTPSKLILKSVVALGGICLVILLLILILYAKEKREDKIQRSLEAHRFHFDAM; from the exons ATGGAGTTACATTTTTCATCAACCTCTCATTATCTACGCGTTGTTCTGACATTACTATGTGTGGTCAGTTTGTGCGTCAATGGAGGAGATATAATCGATATTACAGATTCGGTTTTCGGTTCGATGACTGACACTATTCCTGTTGCGTATGGTGATTTCAATTCGGATGAACTTTTCGATGTATTCGTTTTGCGGAACAACTTCACGACGATTCAGATTCTCTTTGGGAGTGATGATAAACCATTACTACAGGAGGGACCAAAATGCGAATACAAAAACTTTCATATAACCAACGTAATCCCGGGAGACTTTGACGGCGATGCTTATATGGATGTGCTATTTACAGTTAAACAAGGTGATGAAAACCAATTGGTCTACATAAACTGGGGTGGGTCGGAATACATGAATTGTTCAAGGGAGGATGACGATCCGCTTTTTACTATGCGAGGGCAACCGTTGGCATTAGATTATGATAAGGATTTCATAATCGATTTATTCGGTATGGACACTAATGGGGATCgcatattttggattttcaaaaAACCGAAGGATGGTCACCGAAAACCACCAGACTTAATTCGAATGCAATCCAGCACAAACGAAAAGTTGAAAGTGTTTCATTCACATGCTATTGTCGATCTGAACAAGGACTTTACCGCAGATTTGTTGCTCACAACTGAGAGAGATTATGAAGTGTGGAATGGTTCTGAATCGAACAACGGATTTATTTTCAGTCATAGAATAAAAGCTGCTGTTGGAAACTATGACTCGCATATTGGGCAATCGATATTTCTAGATGTGGAGTTGGATGGTAATTTGCTGCAGATTGTACCGGTATGCTTTGATAGCAAATGTAAGAATTCTAGTATACTGGTGCATCATGGAAATCATTTTCATGATCTACATATCGATTTCAAAGACGACCATAATGACCTGTGGGGGTTTGTTGTTCCAAATGAGTCGAATTGGGCAACCCAAGTCATTACTCTTCGTGGAGGCGATTTTAATCTGGATGGATACCCGGATTTATTAGCAACGCTATCGAAATCCGTAGGTCAAATGCAAACATTTTTATTAGAAAACGTTTTGTGCGAGAAGCTGGCATGTGACCACATGAAAAGGACATTTGTTGTTCGCTGGAAGGCTCTAGCTCCGTTTTCCAATGGAACAATTATGGGATCTTTTTATGATTTTTACAACGATGGCGTCCTCGATGCGATATTCGTCGAGAGGGCAGGAAATACGACACGACCTGTGGCATTTCGAAACTCGTTAGACTACGATGCAAACTTTGTTAAAGTTATTGTCCTTACGGGCTTATCTAATCGCACTGGACCGAAGAAATTGACTCCCTTGGGACGAAAGAAAAGAACTTACG GAACAAATCTTCCGGGACCGCGAATCGAATACAACATCACTACTCAGGACGGTGATCCCCAACATGGTGCTTCGGCCCAGCTACCTCAGTCCGCTTATTTCTCTTTGCATCTTCCGTATACTACATTCGGACTCGGTCGAACGCCAAATTTTGTTGATTCGCTTACGGTTGGACTATCGAATCACTCTCGCACCTGGACGCAGCTTATTCCCAACTCGCAAATGATTGTCGTTCCGCGACCCATAGATGAACCGGACAAATGGAAAGCGCAGCTTTTTGTCACACCCAGTAAACTAATTCTCAAAAGTGTGGTCGCACTCGGGGGTATCTGCTTAGTTATACTGCTACTGATTTTGATACTGTATGCTAAGGAAAAGCGGGAAGATAAAATTCAAAGATCACTAGAAGCGCATCGGTTTCATTTTGACGCGATGTGA
- the LOC131435370 gene encoding zinc finger protein 502-like: MFCSREIEFFNKKLEQDDNYNETAIITTNFCQICLCNPSRKNCLLITEEQKLKLMELSKNKMHCEDPYHICINCSNVLDILLDFSTAAVQANALLLTGKVHIECDDWYQQDHIEAVGLCRDLIRTHRRRIEAIYKNHSTEILEKNSGLIDSSLLSPATDIKLEPQYDIAEELTSPLFSDDHRERKKYEYCKKTTTSNSDDDTPDERNGVEITFNRRRRRRGRKPKEHPEFMSQLCDFCGKRVCGESAEGHKNQHLGIKPYSCTVSGCALTFFGRYNRLRHIKRMHSENGVEVHNCHICGKSIRGPSRTLKYHLHRHERNQKTEKDFICKVCGKGFTLQRYLTQHSIIHSGEFPHKCNFCGKKFNNKWGMRKHEKNIHEEPNR; this comes from the exons ATGTTTTGTAGCCGTGAAATAGAGTTTTTTAACAAAAAGTTGGAGCAAGATGACAATTATAATGAAACTGCTATAATCACAACAAACTTTTGTCAAATATGTCTTTGTAATCCATCACGGAAAAATTGTTTATTAATCACagaagaacaaaaattgaaactgatggaactgtcgaaaaataaaatgcATTGCGAAGATCCGTATCACATTTGCATTAATTGCTCCAACGTTTTGGATATTTTACTAGATTTTAGTACTGCAGCTGTACAGGCAAATGCACTTTTGCTTACTGGGAAAGTGCATATCGAATGTGACGATTGGTACCAACAAGATCATATTGAGGCTGTTGGACTGTGTCGAGACTTGATCCGTACTCACAGGAGGAGAATAGAGGCCATCTACAAGAATCATAGCACGGAAATTCTTGAGAAAAATTCAGGATTGATTGATAGCTCTCTTTTATCTCCAGCAACCGATATCAAACTAGAACCACAGTACGACATAGCAGAGGAACTAACTTCTCCATTATTCTCCGATGATCATagggaaagaaaaaaatatgaatattgtaaaaaaacGACGACTAGTAATAGTGACGATGATACTCCTGACGAAAGGAACGGGGTTGAAATTACGTtcaatcgtcgtcgtcgtcgtcggggACGTAAACCTAAAGAACATCCCGAATTCATGTCCCAATTGTGTGATTTCTGTGGAAAGCGAGTCTGCGGAGAATCGGCCGAAGGTCATAAGAATCAACATTTAG GCATCAAGCCATACTCCTGCACAGTGTCCGGATGCGCACTTACATTTTTTGGTCGATATAATCGATTAAGGCATATCAAAAGGATGCACAGCGAGAATGGAGTAGAAGTGCATAACTGCCATATTTGCGGAAAAAGTATTCGGGGTCCAAGCCGAACATTAAAGTATCACTTGCACAGACATGAGCGAAATCAGAAAACCGAAAAAGACTTCATTTGTAAAGTGTGTGGCAAAGGCTTTACATTGCAGCGATATTTGACCCAGCATTCAATCATACATTCGGGTGAATTTCCGCACAAGTGCAATTTCTGTGGTAAAAA ATTTAATAACAAATGGGGTATGCGAAAGCACGAAAAGAATATTCACGAGGAACCAAACCGGTAG